A stretch of the Mesorhizobium huakuii genome encodes the following:
- a CDS encoding F390 synthetase-related protein: MSGFAEALGSFAHTRWVSRKSRKNFERWQARALRRWLDRDLPLAPFYGKPPRRLDDLPVTDKALLMANFERFNIRGVSASDAWGAASSDGCLGDLTVGASTGTSGNRGLFVISEAEKYRWLGTILAKAIPDLLWRRQRVAVILPQNSGLYDSARQSRRVELGFFDLRLGPESWRDALEDFAPTVIIAPPKILRHVATENFRLAPVRVFAAAETLDPVDRPVIEAFFGLPLDQIYMATEGLFAVTCREGGLHLAEDSVYFEFEPVGDGLVTPLVTAFRRQTQIMARYRMNDLLRLSKVPCRCGSPLRTVDEIVGRMDDVFRLVSMHGPILVTPDILRNAVLRADRRIDDFRLIQTAADRVELRLAPGLANDAAEAALEAVRALLAARQPSVAVELVRAPLPLETGRKLRRVECRLGARP, translated from the coding sequence ATGAGCGGGTTCGCTGAAGCGCTGGGCTCGTTCGCCCACACTCGATGGGTGTCGCGCAAGAGCCGCAAGAATTTCGAACGCTGGCAGGCCCGCGCCTTGCGTCGCTGGCTCGACCGCGACCTGCCGCTGGCGCCTTTCTACGGCAAGCCGCCGCGCCGTCTCGACGATCTGCCGGTGACCGACAAGGCACTGCTGATGGCGAATTTCGAGCGCTTCAACATTCGCGGCGTGTCGGCCAGCGATGCCTGGGGCGCTGCTTCCTCAGATGGCTGCCTCGGCGATCTGACCGTCGGCGCCAGCACCGGGACATCGGGCAATCGCGGCCTGTTCGTCATTTCCGAGGCCGAGAAATATCGCTGGCTGGGTACGATCCTGGCCAAAGCCATTCCCGACCTTCTGTGGCGCCGGCAGCGCGTGGCCGTGATCCTGCCGCAGAACAGCGGACTCTATGACAGCGCGCGCCAATCCCGGCGCGTCGAACTCGGCTTCTTCGACCTCAGGCTTGGTCCGGAAAGCTGGCGCGATGCACTCGAGGATTTTGCGCCGACGGTGATCATTGCGCCGCCCAAGATACTGCGCCACGTCGCGACCGAGAATTTCAGGCTGGCGCCGGTCCGCGTCTTCGCGGCCGCCGAAACGCTGGATCCGGTCGACCGGCCGGTCATCGAGGCGTTTTTCGGGCTCCCGCTCGACCAGATTTACATGGCGACGGAGGGACTGTTCGCGGTCACGTGCCGGGAAGGCGGGCTGCATCTGGCCGAAGATTCGGTGTATTTCGAGTTCGAGCCGGTCGGCGACGGTCTGGTCACGCCGCTGGTCACGGCCTTCCGCCGGCAGACGCAGATCATGGCGCGTTATCGGATGAACGACTTGCTGCGCCTGTCCAAGGTGCCTTGCCGCTGTGGCTCGCCGCTGCGCACGGTGGACGAGATTGTCGGCCGCATGGACGATGTCTTCCGGCTGGTCTCAATGCATGGACCAATCCTGGTTACGCCAGATATTTTGCGAAACGCCGTGTTGAGGGCCGATCGCCGTATCGACGATTTCCGGCTGATCCAGACGGCAGCCGATAGGGTCGAGCTGCGGCTGGCGCCGGGCCTTGCCAACGACGCGGCGGAGGCTGCCCTGGAGGCGGTGCGCGCGCTGCTTGCCGCGCGCCAGCCAAGCGTGGCAGTGGAACTCGTCCGTGCACCGCTGCCCCTGGAAACCGGCCGCAAGTTGCGCCGCGTCGAATGCCGGCTGGGGGCGAGGCCGTGA
- a CDS encoding 3-oxoacyl-ACP synthase III family protein encodes MRIKIIGTGRAVPATCVTSRALEEKLGLGHGQLEAATGVVERYVCDAESQVDLACAAARLALADARIGAGEIDLVIGGCGVPYQPLPSTAPLVMQRLGMADGSAAAFDVNSTCLGFLTAFETAGRMIEAGQSKRALIFSSEVASRALPWKDQPEIAALFGDGAAAAILCRSAPGEGKMAASLMRTYPSAYDACGIGSGGTRFDFHRQPQEFASHALFHMDGKELFRVTSRHFNRFLTDLLERAGWDHEEVDLVVPHQASPFALVHMARQTGFAREKLVDIAARYGNQIAASIPFAFDIARRERRIAPGAKVLFLGTSAGVSFGGMALQV; translated from the coding sequence ATGCGGATCAAGATCATTGGAACCGGGCGTGCCGTGCCGGCAACGTGCGTGACGTCGCGCGCGCTCGAAGAGAAATTGGGGCTCGGCCACGGCCAGCTTGAGGCCGCCACCGGCGTCGTCGAACGCTATGTCTGCGATGCGGAATCGCAGGTGGATCTCGCTTGCGCGGCGGCCCGTCTGGCGCTCGCTGATGCCCGGATCGGGGCAGGCGAGATCGATCTTGTCATCGGCGGCTGCGGCGTGCCTTACCAGCCGCTGCCATCGACCGCGCCGCTGGTGATGCAGCGGCTGGGCATGGCCGATGGTTCGGCGGCGGCCTTCGACGTCAACAGCACTTGCCTCGGCTTCCTGACCGCCTTCGAGACTGCCGGCCGCATGATCGAGGCCGGGCAAAGCAAACGGGCGCTCATATTCTCCTCGGAGGTCGCCTCGCGCGCCTTGCCCTGGAAAGACCAGCCGGAAATCGCTGCCCTGTTCGGCGACGGCGCGGCGGCGGCTATCCTGTGCCGGTCGGCGCCCGGAGAAGGCAAGATGGCAGCCAGCCTGATGCGCACCTATCCCTCGGCCTATGACGCCTGTGGTATAGGTTCCGGCGGTACTCGTTTCGACTTCCATCGCCAGCCGCAGGAATTCGCCAGCCACGCTCTATTCCATATGGATGGTAAGGAGCTGTTTCGCGTCACATCGCGACATTTCAACCGCTTCCTGACTGACCTGTTGGAACGCGCGGGCTGGGATCATGAAGAGGTAGACCTCGTCGTGCCGCATCAGGCCAGCCCCTTTGCCCTGGTCCATATGGCGCGTCAGACCGGCTTTGCCCGGGAGAAGCTTGTCGATATCGCGGCGCGCTATGGCAACCAGATCGCCGCTTCGATCCCCTTCGCCTTCGACATTGCGCGCCGCGAGCGGCGCATCGCGCCGGGTGCCAAGGTACTCTTCCTCGGCACCTCGGCCGGCGTGTCGTTCGGCGGCATGGCGCTGCAGGTATGA
- a CDS encoding carboxymuconolactone decarboxylase family protein → MFAYRILSSVPSSIRHTCLLAAAGCALTLAAAPAHADDYDATLKDIQSTMGGVPSFVKQFPKAGLPGAWAEVKAIELSDKTALPPKVKSLISLAVAAQIPCTYCIWSDTQDAKRAGATDEEIQEAVAMAALTRHWSTIFNGMQVDFDTFKKEMGGQ, encoded by the coding sequence ATGTTTGCCTATCGCATTCTTTCATCCGTGCCTTCTTCCATACGCCACACCTGCCTGCTCGCTGCTGCCGGCTGTGCGCTGACACTGGCCGCGGCACCTGCCCATGCCGACGACTATGATGCCACCCTCAAGGACATCCAGTCGACCATGGGCGGCGTGCCGAGCTTTGTGAAGCAGTTTCCCAAGGCCGGTCTGCCCGGTGCATGGGCCGAGGTCAAGGCCATCGAACTCAGCGACAAGACGGCACTGCCGCCGAAGGTCAAGTCGCTGATCTCGCTGGCGGTGGCGGCGCAGATTCCGTGCACCTATTGCATCTGGTCGGACACGCAGGACGCCAAGCGCGCCGGCGCCACCGACGAGGAAATCCAGGAAGCCGTGGCGATGGCTGCGCTCACCCGCCACTGGAGCACCATCTTCAATGGCATGCAGGTCGATTTCGACACATTCAAGAAGGAAATGGGTGGGCAGTGA
- a CDS encoding GNAT family N-acetyltransferase: MSLENVDESQADRVENSPRQVEALVELFNEVPARDLVRNLAVRVEAFEVAGRIFPLTLNDASEAPNCYICCPSSAYIDYAIDETRNFASSPLLERMVRALVRACAPLVKASGLDHQVQVNNWLYSTNPVPRLERAAIAEMRTELTTRFPDRAIVIRSLNDIADPSTIAALKAQGFRMLAARQIYIFADRSAAPSTTRDMKRDRSRLRSTPFRLVGDRDFSEADYVRSEELYAMLYLDKYTPLNPHYTARYIGEMHRRGILRLVGLRDNGSGRLVAVTGLFENGRTLTQPIVGYDTSLPIGDGLYRMMMAMAQDHATARGLFFNMSAGAADFKRRRGAVPAIEYNAVYVRHLPLGRRVAVRIMETVLASIGVPLLRRFEL, encoded by the coding sequence GTGAGTCTTGAAAACGTCGACGAAAGCCAAGCCGATCGGGTCGAGAACAGTCCGCGCCAGGTCGAGGCCCTGGTCGAGCTTTTCAACGAGGTGCCGGCCCGCGATCTCGTGCGCAACCTGGCGGTCAGGGTCGAGGCTTTCGAGGTCGCCGGGCGCATTTTTCCGCTGACTTTGAACGACGCCAGCGAGGCGCCGAACTGCTACATCTGCTGCCCGTCCAGCGCCTATATCGACTATGCCATCGACGAAACGCGCAACTTTGCTTCGAGCCCGTTGCTGGAGCGCATGGTTCGCGCGCTGGTCCGTGCCTGTGCACCGCTGGTGAAGGCAAGCGGCCTCGACCATCAGGTACAGGTCAACAATTGGCTCTATTCGACCAATCCGGTGCCACGGCTCGAACGCGCCGCCATCGCCGAGATGCGGACTGAACTGACCACGCGCTTTCCAGATCGCGCCATTGTCATCCGCTCGCTCAACGATATCGCGGACCCCTCAACCATCGCGGCGCTGAAGGCGCAAGGCTTTCGTATGCTGGCAGCGCGGCAGATCTATATCTTCGCCGATCGCAGCGCGGCGCCGTCGACGACGCGCGACATGAAACGCGACCGCAGCCGGTTGCGCTCGACGCCCTTTCGCCTGGTCGGCGATCGCGACTTCAGCGAAGCCGACTACGTCAGGAGCGAAGAGCTCTACGCCATGCTCTATCTCGACAAATACACCCCGCTCAATCCGCACTACACAGCCCGCTACATCGGCGAGATGCACCGTCGCGGCATCCTCAGACTTGTCGGCTTGCGCGACAACGGCAGCGGCAGGCTCGTCGCCGTCACCGGTCTGTTCGAAAATGGCCGGACGCTGACCCAGCCAATCGTCGGCTACGACACCAGCCTGCCGATCGGCGACGGGCTCTACCGCATGATGATGGCGATGGCGCAGGATCATGCCACGGCGCGCGGCCTGTTCTTCAACATGAGCGCCGGTGCGGCCGATTTCAAACGCCGTCGCGGCGCGGTGCCGGCGATCGAGTACAACGCCGTCTACGTCAGGCATCTGCCGCTTGGCCGTCGCGTTGCGGTGCGGATCATGGAAACAGTCCTGGCGTCGATTGGTGTACCACTGCTTCGGAGATTTGAACTGTGA
- a CDS encoding Rieske 2Fe-2S domain-containing protein — translation MSERRGKSEQEDHWQAVALSTEVGRKPWRLLLDGAPIVLFRSATGISALFDRCAHRLVELSTGKIVKGEIECPYHGWRFDGDGRCTAIPGHVGAVPHYRVRRYRAIERDGVVFVAVGSPRANLICTVCRARM, via the coding sequence GTGAGCGAGCGCCGAGGCAAGAGCGAGCAAGAGGATCACTGGCAGGCCGTGGCGCTGTCCACCGAAGTCGGGCGCAAGCCCTGGCGTCTCCTGCTTGATGGCGCTCCGATCGTGCTGTTCCGGTCGGCAACCGGGATTTCGGCCCTGTTCGACCGCTGCGCGCACCGGCTGGTCGAATTGTCGACCGGCAAAATCGTCAAGGGCGAGATCGAATGTCCCTATCATGGCTGGCGTTTTGACGGTGATGGCCGCTGCACCGCCATTCCCGGCCATGTCGGCGCGGTGCCCCATTATCGGGTGCGGCGCTATCGCGCGATCGAGCGCGACGGCGTCGTCTTCGTCGCGGTCGGCTCCCCGAGGGCGAACCTTATCTGCACTGTATGCAGGGCCAGGATGTGA
- a CDS encoding glycosyltransferase family 2 protein, with amino-acid sequence MSIDVGIVGHTNRRARQAEAALAGSARKRPYLVPVLSATQQWLLRLALAFWFVTLGFFWSWWLRPEHVEHIGPYVFATAILLWLTLMPLYFLLNVHASKKPSKLHTLPKRSRVAMVVTKAPSEPFAVVARTLEAMLAQDYPHDTWLADEDPSEDTIAWCNAHGVLISTRRGREDYHRKTWPRRTRCKEGNLAFFYDHYGYQRYDFVAQMDADHVPTPTYLREILYPFADPTVGYVSAPSICDNNAAESWSARGRLFPEGMFHGPLQSGHTGGGAPLCIGSHYAVRTRALKQAGGLGPELAEDHSTSMLINAAGWRGVHAIDAIAHGDGPQTFADLVTQEFQWSRSLMTILLEYSPAYLAKLSPRLRFQFLFCQLWYPLFAVFALLMYVMPIYALSTGRNFANVMYLDFLFYYVPNAVALVGLVMMLKAFGVSRPITAKTISWEGTLFLFFARWPWVLAGTLSSVRDYLTKSFVDFRVTPKGSGPKHLLPARAFAPYVVLAIGAALPVLLVDHPFDATGFYWFAALNAFLYGFLVLVIVVRHVIENKIPLRANVTKLALQASLALLAIIVPAMGFYDRGMEGVYGLQQGAGGLRIVRVAYVVSGAGQGNIGARNFYFDPGWETRR; translated from the coding sequence ATGAGTATAGACGTAGGCATAGTCGGCCATACGAACAGACGGGCACGGCAAGCCGAGGCGGCCCTGGCCGGCTCGGCGCGGAAGCGGCCCTATCTCGTGCCGGTGCTGTCGGCCACCCAGCAATGGCTGCTCAGGCTGGCCTTGGCTTTCTGGTTCGTCACGCTCGGCTTCTTCTGGTCTTGGTGGCTCAGGCCCGAGCATGTTGAGCATATCGGACCATATGTATTCGCGACAGCCATTCTGCTGTGGCTCACGCTGATGCCGTTGTATTTTCTCCTGAACGTGCATGCGTCGAAAAAACCGTCCAAACTTCATACGCTCCCGAAGCGTTCGCGGGTCGCGATGGTTGTCACCAAGGCCCCCTCGGAACCGTTTGCCGTGGTTGCGCGCACGCTGGAGGCGATGCTGGCGCAAGACTACCCGCATGATACCTGGCTTGCCGACGAGGATCCCTCCGAAGACACGATCGCCTGGTGCAATGCTCACGGCGTGCTGATTTCGACGCGGCGCGGCAGGGAAGACTATCACCGCAAGACTTGGCCGCGCCGCACCCGCTGCAAGGAAGGCAATCTGGCGTTCTTCTACGACCACTATGGTTACCAGCGTTACGATTTCGTCGCCCAGATGGACGCCGACCATGTGCCGACACCGACCTATCTCAGGGAAATCCTCTATCCCTTCGCCGATCCCACGGTCGGCTATGTGTCGGCGCCGAGCATCTGCGACAACAATGCCGCCGAAAGCTGGTCGGCGCGCGGCCGGCTGTTTCCGGAAGGGATGTTCCACGGACCCTTGCAGTCCGGCCATACCGGCGGCGGGGCGCCGCTCTGCATCGGCTCGCATTATGCCGTGCGAACCAGGGCGCTGAAGCAGGCGGGCGGTCTCGGTCCGGAACTGGCCGAGGATCATTCCACCTCGATGCTGATCAACGCGGCCGGCTGGCGCGGCGTGCACGCGATCGACGCCATCGCGCATGGCGATGGACCGCAGACTTTCGCCGATCTCGTCACCCAGGAATTCCAGTGGTCGCGGAGCCTGATGACGATCTTGCTCGAGTATTCGCCCGCATATTTGGCCAAGCTCTCGCCGCGGTTGAGGTTCCAGTTTCTCTTTTGCCAGCTCTGGTATCCGCTATTCGCCGTCTTTGCGTTGCTGATGTACGTCATGCCGATCTATGCGCTGTCCACCGGGCGCAACTTCGCCAATGTCATGTATCTCGACTTCCTGTTCTACTACGTGCCGAACGCGGTCGCCCTGGTCGGTCTGGTGATGATGCTGAAGGCTTTTGGCGTGTCGCGGCCGATCACGGCCAAGACGATCAGTTGGGAAGGCACGCTGTTCCTCTTCTTCGCGCGCTGGCCCTGGGTACTGGCCGGCACGCTGTCGTCGGTGCGCGACTATTTGACCAAATCGTTCGTCGATTTCCGCGTCACGCCCAAGGGCAGCGGCCCCAAGCATCTTCTGCCGGCTCGTGCCTTCGCGCCCTATGTGGTGCTGGCCATCGGTGCGGCGCTGCCCGTCCTGCTCGTTGACCACCCTTTTGACGCCACCGGCTTCTACTGGTTCGCCGCCCTCAACGCCTTCCTCTACGGGTTCCTGGTGTTGGTCATCGTCGTCAGGCACGTCATCGAGAACAAGATCCCGCTGCGCGCCAATGTGACGAAACTCGCCTTGCAGGCTTCGCTTGCCCTGTTGGCGATCATCGTGCCGGCCATGGGTTTCTACGACCGTGGCATGGAGGGCGTCTACGGGCTGCAGCAGGGTGCCGGCGGCTTGCGCATCGTCCGCGTCGCCTATGTGGTTTCCGGTGCTGGCCAGGGCAACATCGGAGCCCGCAACTTCTACTTCGACCCTGGTTGGGAAACGCGGCGCTGA
- a CDS encoding MBL fold metallo-hydrolase: protein MKIVFANSAWVSAAERLILHGGSWQSVRLRVRYGLIIHPRAGPVLIDTGYTPQATRGTDRGTALRLYGAILKPQLNAAEQPLPVLARFGLTPQDVRTVIVTHFHADHISGLSQFANARFIASDAAWSRLKARTAWQNLRHGVFAELFPTDFETRLDGLSSKARIAPRGAIPGGADLFGDGSVVAVDLPGHADGQFGLLFAGMERPLLYAVDVQWLLAALVQRRTPGFPASLLAEDFTAIEPTSEVLRRFLADGGEVMFCHDPEPKSYDLDGESV from the coding sequence GTGAAGATTGTCTTCGCCAACAGCGCCTGGGTCAGTGCCGCCGAAAGGCTGATCCTGCACGGCGGCAGCTGGCAGAGCGTCCGGCTGCGTGTTCGCTATGGCCTCATCATCCACCCGCGGGCCGGCCCGGTGCTGATCGACACCGGCTATACACCGCAAGCGACCCGCGGCACCGACCGCGGCACTGCACTGCGCCTCTATGGCGCGATACTTAAGCCCCAGCTCAACGCGGCCGAGCAACCGCTGCCGGTGCTGGCGCGGTTCGGCCTCACCCCGCAAGATGTGCGCACTGTCATCGTCACCCATTTCCATGCCGACCACATTTCCGGCCTGTCGCAGTTTGCCAATGCCCGTTTCATTGCCAGCGACGCCGCCTGGTCGCGGCTGAAGGCGCGCACGGCGTGGCAGAATCTGCGCCATGGCGTCTTCGCCGAACTGTTTCCGACCGACTTCGAGACCCGCCTCGACGGACTGTCGAGCAAGGCACGGATCGCGCCGCGTGGCGCCATTCCCGGCGGTGCCGATCTGTTCGGCGACGGCAGCGTGGTTGCGGTCGATCTGCCCGGTCATGCCGACGGGCAGTTCGGCCTGTTGTTCGCCGGAATGGAGCGGCCGCTGCTTTACGCCGTCGACGTGCAATGGCTGCTCGCGGCACTGGTGCAGAGACGCACGCCCGGCTTTCCCGCAAGCCTGCTGGCCGAAGACTTCACCGCCATCGAGCCGACCAGCGAAGTCCTGCGCCGTTTTCTGGCGGACGGCGGCGAGGTGATGTTCTGCCATGATCCGGAGCCGAAATCATATGATCTGGATGGCGAGAGCGTATGA
- a CDS encoding ATP-grasp domain-containing protein: MANSTVLITGARAPVALHLARLLHGAGRRVILADSPARPIAAASKSCALYHRLPPPRFAGRAYGKAVEALVRSEGIELVIPTCEEIFYLGQIWRDRAMPARLFAPDMALLAQVHDKHAFMQLTESLGLAVPETMLLQSKDDLQAVRSRSRELVFKPVWSRFASHVLLRPSQDELDAIEPSPAMPWVAQRFVSGDEISAYAVALNGKLKALGLYRSLYRAGKGAGIYFELVEDPAARRLVETFVAGTGWTGQISFDLIRERDGRVLPLECNPRAVSGLHFFRDPRRFTEAMLEDGREVKPDVSTPQTVRPAMWIYGLPAALRSLRIARFSQAMRAADELLDWPGDPAPKQAQWRALAEIAGAALRQHISLQQASTRDIEWNGPLQD, encoded by the coding sequence ATGGCGAATAGCACAGTGCTGATCACCGGAGCCCGAGCACCGGTGGCGCTGCATCTGGCGCGACTGCTTCACGGCGCCGGGCGGCGGGTTATCCTGGCCGACAGCCCGGCCCGCCCTATCGCCGCGGCGAGCAAATCATGCGCGCTCTATCACCGCTTGCCGCCGCCGCGATTTGCCGGGCGTGCCTATGGCAAAGCCGTCGAGGCGCTGGTCCGTAGCGAAGGCATCGAGTTGGTCATCCCGACTTGCGAAGAGATCTTCTATCTGGGCCAGATCTGGCGCGACCGCGCGATGCCTGCGCGACTGTTCGCGCCCGACATGGCGCTGCTGGCGCAGGTGCATGACAAGCACGCCTTCATGCAGCTGACCGAAAGCCTCGGCCTCGCCGTGCCGGAAACAATGCTGCTGCAGAGCAAGGATGATCTGCAGGCCGTGCGCAGCCGATCGCGCGAACTGGTGTTCAAGCCGGTCTGGTCGCGTTTCGCCAGCCATGTGCTGCTGCGCCCATCACAGGACGAACTCGATGCCATTGAGCCGTCACCGGCAATGCCGTGGGTGGCGCAGCGCTTTGTCTCCGGCGACGAGATCAGCGCCTATGCGGTGGCGCTAAATGGCAAGCTCAAGGCGCTGGGGCTCTATCGTTCGCTCTATCGCGCCGGCAAAGGCGCAGGTATTTATTTCGAGCTGGTCGAGGATCCCGCCGCTCGGCGCCTCGTCGAGACCTTCGTCGCCGGCACCGGCTGGACCGGCCAGATATCCTTCGACCTGATACGCGAAAGGGATGGCCGGGTGCTGCCGCTGGAGTGCAATCCGCGTGCCGTGAGCGGCTTGCACTTCTTCCGTGATCCACGGCGTTTCACCGAGGCCATGCTCGAGGACGGCCGCGAGGTGAAACCGGACGTCTCCACGCCGCAGACAGTGCGGCCGGCGATGTGGATCTACGGATTGCCGGCGGCCTTACGATCCCTGCGGATCGCGCGCTTCAGCCAGGCGATGCGCGCGGCCGACGAACTGCTCGACTGGCCCGGCGACCCCGCGCCGAAACAGGCGCAATGGCGCGCTCTGGCCGAGATCGCCGGCGCGGCATTACGCCAGCACATCAGCCTGCAGCAGGCGTCGACGCGCGACATCGAATGGAACGGACCACTTCAGGACTGA
- a CDS encoding DUF995 domain-containing protein has product MPLLVVCGQLALSGAAQAANEKNPKPAEAAATVPTAFELQRLYTDRTWLWKDGAAYFGKTGRPLRAWTSGQDSASVAEGRWLVTKDGKMCMDVAWRSKSYKGKQQRTCYSHRIEGGTIEQRKDPDGVWYSFKRTPEDPSDEYRKFEVGDTKGAQFEETRKLIDSKN; this is encoded by the coding sequence GTGCCTCTGCTGGTCGTTTGTGGCCAGTTGGCGCTTTCCGGAGCGGCTCAAGCGGCCAACGAAAAGAACCCCAAGCCTGCGGAAGCCGCCGCCACCGTGCCGACGGCTTTCGAGCTGCAGCGTCTCTACACCGACCGCACATGGCTGTGGAAAGACGGAGCGGCCTATTTTGGAAAGACCGGTCGCCCCCTCCGGGCCTGGACGTCGGGGCAGGATTCAGCCTCTGTCGCCGAGGGCAGGTGGCTGGTGACCAAAGACGGCAAGATGTGCATGGACGTCGCCTGGCGGTCCAAGAGCTACAAGGGCAAGCAGCAGCGCACCTGCTACAGCCACCGCATCGAGGGTGGGACCATTGAGCAACGCAAGGATCCGGATGGGGTATGGTACAGTTTCAAACGAACCCCTGAGGACCCTTCAGACGAGTATCGGAAATTCGAAGTGGGCGACACCAAGGGCGCGCAGTTCGAAGAGACCCGCAAGCTGATCGATTCCAAGAACTAG
- a CDS encoding UDP-glucuronic acid decarboxylase family protein, producing the protein MNKVIKVLKLGSGIGQREPNQKRRRALVAGGAGFLGSHLCERLLRDGYDVVVLDNFHTGKRYNLNALLRDPRFTCIEHDIVDPLPVDLQVDEIYNLACPASPPHYQADPIHTFKTSVLGSLNLLELARRNNAKIFQASTSEVYGDPFVHPQPESYFGNVNTHGPRSCYDEGKRSAETLFFDYSRTYGLDIRVARIFNTYGRRMQPDDGRVVSNFIVQALRGEDLTVYGSGLQTRSFCYADDLIEGFMRLMNAPRAPAHPVNLGNPGEFTIMELATLVVGYTNSRSKIVHRPLPIDDPRQRKPDISFARDNLGWEPRINLAQGLAHTVDYFDTLLYGSRMITGAAAS; encoded by the coding sequence ATGAACAAGGTCATCAAGGTTCTGAAACTGGGATCCGGGATCGGTCAAAGAGAGCCGAACCAAAAACGACGTCGCGCCCTGGTTGCCGGGGGCGCGGGCTTCCTGGGGTCGCATCTGTGCGAACGCCTGTTGCGGGATGGGTACGACGTCGTCGTGCTGGACAATTTCCATACCGGCAAGAGATACAATCTCAACGCCCTTCTGCGCGATCCAAGATTCACCTGCATCGAGCATGACATCGTCGATCCGCTGCCCGTGGATCTTCAAGTCGACGAGATCTACAATCTTGCCTGCCCTGCCTCTCCGCCGCACTATCAGGCGGACCCGATCCATACGTTCAAGACAAGTGTGCTCGGTTCGCTGAACCTTCTGGAACTCGCGCGCCGGAACAATGCCAAGATATTCCAGGCCTCGACTTCGGAGGTCTACGGCGACCCGTTCGTGCACCCACAGCCCGAGAGTTATTTCGGCAACGTCAACACGCATGGACCGCGCTCTTGCTATGATGAAGGCAAGCGTTCGGCCGAGACCCTGTTCTTCGACTATTCGAGGACATATGGCCTCGACATCCGCGTCGCCCGCATCTTCAACACCTACGGTCGCCGCATGCAGCCCGATGACGGGCGCGTGGTCTCGAACTTCATCGTCCAGGCATTGCGCGGCGAAGACCTGACCGTCTATGGCAGCGGCCTGCAGACCCGCTCCTTCTGTTACGCCGACGATCTGATCGAGGGCTTCATGCGGCTGATGAATGCGCCGCGTGCGCCCGCCCATCCGGTCAATCTCGGCAACCCCGGCGAATTCACCATCATGGAGCTCGCGACGCTGGTCGTCGGCTACACCAACTCCAGATCGAAGATCGTGCATCGGCCATTGCCGATCGACGATCCGAGGCAGCGCAAACCGGATATTTCCTTCGCCAGGGACAATCTCGGTTGGGAGCCGAGGATCAACCTGGCCCAGGGGCTGGCGCACACCGTCGACTATTTCGACACCTTGCTCTACGGCAGCCGGATGATCACAGGGGCCGCGGCCTCATGA
- a CDS encoding NAD-dependent epimerase/dehydratase family protein, whose translation MRRVLVTGASGFLGAHIVARLAADGMQVVAQGRDVGRCVALEAAGHAVVRRDLSQPLDADAEAAFGELDAIVHCAALSAPFGRLADFQAANVTATRNLVDFAHRQGVRRFVQISSPSVCFAFRDQLDVPEDMALPEPVNAYALTKRQAEEIVLAASGISPVILRPRGIYGAGDRALLPRLLAAARRPLPLFRDGQARIDLTHVDDVVDAVVAALEAGSDADGQIFNVSGGEVLPVRRIAEGACARAGVAARWRKMPLWPAMLAAGAMEAVALRLPGRPEPPVTRYGLGLFAYAQSLDISKAARMLGWAPKVSFEEGLDRTFGKAAESRFAAGRAAA comes from the coding sequence ATGAGGCGCGTGCTCGTCACTGGCGCCAGCGGCTTCCTCGGCGCGCATATCGTGGCGCGGTTGGCAGCGGACGGCATGCAAGTGGTGGCGCAAGGCCGCGATGTCGGGCGCTGCGTGGCGCTCGAAGCCGCCGGTCATGCGGTTGTCCGCCGCGATCTGTCGCAGCCGCTCGACGCGGATGCCGAGGCCGCGTTCGGTGAACTCGATGCCATTGTACATTGCGCGGCGCTTTCGGCACCGTTCGGCCGGCTGGCGGATTTTCAGGCGGCCAACGTCACGGCAACCCGCAATCTCGTCGATTTCGCGCATCGGCAAGGCGTGCGCCGCTTCGTCCAGATATCCAGCCCCTCGGTCTGCTTCGCCTTTCGCGACCAGCTCGACGTGCCGGAGGACATGGCTTTGCCGGAGCCGGTCAATGCCTATGCCCTCACCAAGCGGCAAGCGGAGGAGATCGTGCTGGCTGCGTCCGGGATTAGCCCGGTCATCTTAAGGCCGCGCGGCATATACGGGGCTGGCGACCGCGCCTTGCTGCCGCGCCTGCTTGCGGCGGCCCGGCGGCCGTTGCCGCTGTTTCGCGACGGCCAGGCGCGCATCGACCTCACCCATGTCGACGATGTCGTCGATGCGGTGGTCGCGGCGCTCGAGGCCGGCAGCGATGCCGATGGCCAGATTTTCAACGTTTCCGGTGGTGAGGTGCTGCCGGTGCGCCGCATTGCCGAAGGCGCCTGCGCGCGCGCCGGCGTGGCGGCGCGGTGGCGAAAAATGCCGTTGTGGCCGGCCATGCTGGCGGCAGGTGCGATGGAGGCGGTGGCGCTGCGCTTGCCGGGCCGGCCCGAACCGCCGGTCACACGCTACGGCCTCGGCCTGTTCGCCTATGCCCAGAGCCTCGATATTTCAAAGGCTGCGCGGATGCTGGGCTGGGCGCCGAAAGTGTCATTCGAGGAGGGGCTTGACCGCACATTCGGCAAGGCGGCGGAAAGCCGGTTTGCAGCAGGGAGGGCGGCGGCGTGA